A single window of Rubripirellula lacrimiformis DNA harbors:
- a CDS encoding sodium-translocating pyrophosphatase, protein MFAFSVWCFATASSIAGLAWAWRFYAEMMRADEGNDAMREIAESVRSGADAYLRQQFKWVAIVFGVVALLLAIASFGLRVQHEFAAVAFLSGGLFSGLCGWFGMKTATRASSRTAAAAQHSLNDGLQIAFRSGAVMGLTVVGMGLLYVCGWFAIMYWGIPMVAGQDAAMNLQQISVAMLSFGMGASVQALFARVGGGIFTKAADVGADLVGKVEQSLKEDSPRNPATIADNVGDNVGDVAGMGADLYESYCGSILAASALGVAAFRSSELLPAGTDTTTAQLHAMLLPIAIAATGILLSIVGIYAVKTGEELSQKSLLKALAKGINLSAVLVSVAAVAVTWALMPAVPGTLVLGVVPGISVSIVVGLVAGWAIGQWTERVTSDEYATTQNLAKQAETGPATLIISGVADGMLSTWAPVVIVCTAMLLAFGFANGGDFSDSTRFSLGLYGIGIAAVGMLSTLGITLATDAYGPIADNAGGNASMAGLPDVVRDRTDALDSLGNTTAATGKGFAIGSAALTALALLAAYVESVRDGFQRWGDDHVVSEQLGDGYHMINDTLAVQRTGDQNDVFLLMPSYSTNFAPQPVPASLDTSEQNDSNDPAALAATRPAAVQPVADAVAPSVAGRRVPLLKADLHDFLVYYDATLMNPRVLIGVFLGAMSTFVFCAMTMKSVGRAAQGMVIEVRRQFSENPGILDGTVKPDYQRPVAISTQAAQREMILPSLLGLWLPIATGLVLGVGGVIGLLTGCLTSGFCLAVFMANSGGAWDNAKKHIEAGNYGGKNSEAHKAAVVGDTVGDPFKDTSGPSLNILIKLMSMVSVVVAGLVVRYSLVAIGWF, encoded by the coding sequence ATGTTTGCGTTTTCCGTTTGGTGTTTTGCGACCGCATCATCGATCGCAGGCTTAGCCTGGGCTTGGCGTTTCTATGCCGAGATGATGCGGGCCGACGAAGGCAACGATGCGATGCGCGAGATCGCCGAAAGTGTGCGCAGCGGAGCCGATGCCTACCTGCGACAGCAATTCAAATGGGTTGCGATCGTATTCGGCGTCGTTGCGCTGCTGCTGGCGATCGCTTCGTTCGGGCTAAGAGTCCAACACGAATTCGCTGCCGTCGCATTTCTTTCGGGCGGTTTGTTCAGCGGGCTGTGCGGATGGTTCGGCATGAAAACCGCAACCCGGGCCAGCAGCCGAACCGCCGCGGCAGCCCAACATTCGCTCAACGATGGGCTCCAAATCGCCTTTCGCAGCGGCGCCGTGATGGGCCTAACCGTGGTCGGCATGGGGCTGCTGTATGTCTGTGGCTGGTTCGCCATCATGTACTGGGGCATCCCGATGGTGGCTGGCCAGGATGCGGCCATGAACCTGCAACAGATTTCGGTTGCGATGCTGTCGTTCGGAATGGGCGCCAGTGTGCAAGCACTGTTCGCTCGTGTCGGTGGTGGCATCTTCACCAAGGCCGCGGACGTGGGCGCCGACTTGGTGGGTAAAGTCGAACAAAGCCTGAAAGAAGACTCGCCACGAAATCCAGCCACCATCGCTGACAACGTCGGCGATAACGTGGGGGACGTTGCCGGCATGGGAGCCGACCTGTACGAATCCTATTGCGGATCGATCCTTGCGGCATCGGCGCTGGGCGTGGCGGCGTTTCGCAGCAGCGAACTGTTACCCGCAGGAACCGACACCACCACCGCGCAGTTGCACGCGATGCTGTTGCCGATCGCGATCGCAGCCACCGGGATCCTGCTTTCGATTGTCGGCATCTATGCAGTGAAGACCGGTGAAGAACTGTCACAGAAGTCACTTCTGAAAGCATTAGCCAAAGGGATCAACCTGTCGGCTGTGTTGGTATCCGTGGCCGCCGTTGCGGTGACCTGGGCGTTGATGCCCGCGGTCCCAGGCACCTTGGTGTTGGGGGTGGTTCCGGGGATCTCGGTCAGCATCGTGGTCGGATTGGTCGCCGGCTGGGCGATCGGGCAATGGACCGAGCGAGTCACCAGTGACGAGTACGCCACCACTCAAAACTTGGCCAAGCAGGCCGAGACTGGACCTGCAACGCTGATCATCAGTGGCGTCGCCGACGGGATGCTAAGCACCTGGGCGCCCGTCGTGATCGTGTGCACGGCAATGCTGCTGGCGTTTGGGTTTGCCAATGGTGGCGACTTCAGCGACTCCACCCGGTTTTCGCTGGGACTCTACGGAATCGGCATCGCAGCGGTTGGCATGCTAAGCACGCTGGGGATCACGTTGGCCACCGATGCCTACGGCCCGATCGCCGACAACGCCGGCGGAAACGCTTCGATGGCCGGGTTGCCGGACGTGGTTCGCGATCGAACCGACGCACTGGACAGCCTTGGCAACACGACCGCAGCGACGGGCAAAGGGTTCGCGATCGGGTCGGCAGCCCTGACGGCCCTGGCCCTGCTGGCCGCTTATGTCGAAAGTGTGCGAGATGGATTCCAACGTTGGGGCGACGACCACGTGGTCAGCGAACAATTGGGCGATGGCTATCACATGATCAACGACACGCTTGCCGTCCAGCGAACGGGCGACCAGAACGATGTGTTTCTGCTGATGCCGTCTTATTCGACCAATTTTGCGCCGCAGCCCGTGCCCGCATCGTTGGATACTTCCGAACAAAACGATTCGAACGATCCTGCGGCCCTTGCTGCGACTAGGCCTGCGGCGGTTCAACCGGTGGCAGATGCCGTTGCCCCATCCGTGGCGGGTCGACGGGTGCCGTTGTTGAAGGCGGATTTGCACGACTTTTTGGTCTATTACGACGCAACTCTGATGAACCCACGCGTGTTGATCGGAGTCTTTCTAGGCGCCATGAGCACGTTTGTGTTTTGCGCGATGACGATGAAATCCGTCGGCCGCGCCGCACAAGGAATGGTGATCGAGGTCCGTCGCCAATTTTCCGAAAACCCTGGCATCTTGGACGGGACGGTCAAACCTGATTATCAACGGCCCGTCGCGATCAGCACGCAAGCAGCGCAGCGTGAAATGATCCTGCCCAGTTTGCTGGGTCTGTGGTTGCCGATCGCAACCGGATTGGTGCTGGGCGTCGGTGGTGTGATCGGTCTGTTGACCGGTTGTCTGACCAGTGGATTTTGCTTGGCCGTTTTTATGGCCAACAGCGGAGGCGCGTGGGACAACGCCAAAAAGCACATCGAAGCGGGAAATTACGGTGGAAAGAACAGCGAAGCGCACAAGGCCGCCGTGGTCGGTGATACCGTGGGCGATCCTTTTAAGGACACCAGCGGGCCAAGCCTGAATATCTTGATTAAACTGATGAGCATGGTCAGCGTCGTTGTCGCTGGCCTTGTCGTCCGATACTCACTTGTCGCGATCGGCTGGTTCTAA
- a CDS encoding serine/threonine-protein kinase, whose product MPADDSIRTDASTVHRSNRSAATADSEPAASSESNASDLGPNPAIEAIAEANTVIRGTPREASGIGEPIDRTPTSVAKVLLGQRLNHFLLEAMIGGGGMGAVFKAHDEQLDRTVAIKVIPFVGEDPDLQRRFRNESQSAAKLDHPRIAKVFDAGSHGRWHYIVFEYVEGTNIRDWVQTNGPLSIDEAVLYTVQLADALQHASERGIVHRDIKPSNVLIASDGKIKLVDMGLARSDNLDVSEDMTASGVTLGTFDYISPEQAHDPRDADLRSDIYSLGCTLHFMLTGAPPYPGGTMLQKLLSHGNAPPPDTRALRPEVSGNLVAVIQKMLAKKPIDRYQNAHDLIADLHVVAARDGLTRSRQAGSVVDIVPNAMVGWLERNLPWIAAAALLVATAGWLHLESAATRDDVVIPSSATLPQRISAPPIGGTGGDGAGRDGAGSDPATGRSVGTTTTGTGTNGASAPASDVGPTPANPPETPSGATPSPATNPPKDRAGSPTTSDAARQMIEGLARTGPNGLTDFPIPSEFLVPTMTPPTVRIESLPDRLIDGSVVRDQASSPNGKSLDGDGASSDRMAARPDEDAVVVDPSMNLSTPTLVRVVGPDLDPAIDRDSSGAALAPSLARAIELANQFQITHVEIAVPVLYTPPVRIDIDDLWITSSVGGGSVVVFQSPKRVTMQSAKMISVGSHPIEFNDLHFVWNVPSDEIDGGAVFEVNDNQSIELTDCSITVNNPAFRDEVYAFDIVTDPEKLSSRRSRSSAGDSSTGTSNNASATEDAADDFPLVDMKLYNVVIRGQMTMVHMDYAAKLWLDWDNGLLAVTDRMIDTAGARVSPPFGAGGIKLSLMRLTAHTPKGVMRTRLGVSGAFPFGVTRQARKSLFIVDPASPHFEVTGLPDADLDMDWLRLDGSGNAYVVDPSLSDPMLRVSTSDGQVQTTRMSELSTAPPSWADEHRPRWSVQWMTTRLTDKSMSQRRPADYRQDDTASPPGFDEKSLPTLPLIESVSFFRPDHPISTLFAESDRDRDTFSVSADLTFHRP is encoded by the coding sequence ATGCCCGCTGATGATTCGATTCGAACCGATGCATCGACGGTGCACCGATCCAATCGATCGGCAGCAACGGCTGATTCTGAACCCGCCGCGTCCAGCGAATCCAATGCGTCCGATTTAGGTCCCAACCCGGCCATTGAAGCGATCGCAGAAGCCAATACGGTGATCCGTGGGACACCGCGTGAAGCGTCCGGGATTGGCGAACCGATCGATCGCACGCCGACGTCGGTGGCGAAGGTCTTGTTGGGGCAACGGCTGAATCACTTCTTGTTGGAAGCGATGATCGGCGGCGGCGGCATGGGAGCCGTCTTCAAGGCCCATGACGAACAGCTCGATCGTACCGTCGCCATCAAGGTGATCCCGTTTGTCGGCGAAGATCCCGACCTGCAGCGACGGTTCCGAAACGAATCCCAAAGTGCCGCCAAGCTGGATCACCCGCGGATTGCCAAGGTGTTCGACGCGGGCAGCCATGGGCGTTGGCACTACATCGTTTTCGAATACGTCGAAGGCACCAACATCCGCGACTGGGTCCAGACCAATGGCCCGTTGTCGATTGACGAAGCCGTTCTGTACACGGTTCAATTGGCAGATGCGTTGCAGCACGCATCGGAGCGAGGGATCGTTCACCGCGACATCAAGCCATCCAACGTGCTGATCGCTAGCGATGGCAAGATCAAACTGGTCGACATGGGATTGGCCAGATCGGACAACCTGGATGTCAGCGAGGACATGACAGCCAGCGGTGTGACGTTGGGAACCTTCGATTACATTTCGCCGGAACAGGCGCATGATCCTCGCGATGCTGATTTGCGCAGCGATATCTATTCGCTTGGTTGTACCCTGCACTTCATGTTGACCGGTGCCCCGCCCTACCCCGGCGGCACGATGTTGCAAAAACTGCTTAGCCACGGCAACGCTCCCCCGCCGGATACTCGCGCACTGCGTCCCGAAGTCAGCGGGAACTTGGTGGCGGTGATCCAGAAGATGTTGGCCAAGAAACCAATCGATCGTTATCAGAACGCGCACGATCTGATTGCCGATCTGCATGTCGTTGCAGCCCGTGACGGACTGACGCGATCGCGGCAGGCGGGATCGGTTGTCGACATCGTTCCCAACGCGATGGTGGGCTGGTTAGAACGCAACCTGCCTTGGATCGCCGCAGCCGCGCTGCTGGTCGCGACCGCTGGATGGCTGCATCTGGAATCTGCTGCGACGCGTGACGACGTGGTCATCCCCAGTTCGGCGACCCTGCCCCAGCGAATCAGTGCGCCGCCGATTGGCGGCACCGGGGGCGACGGTGCGGGCCGCGATGGCGCGGGCAGTGATCCTGCGACCGGTCGATCGGTCGGCACCACGACCACTGGCACAGGCACCAACGGGGCGTCGGCGCCTGCGTCGGATGTCGGACCCACACCCGCCAATCCGCCGGAAACCCCATCGGGGGCAACTCCGTCGCCGGCCACCAACCCACCCAAGGACCGTGCCGGTTCCCCGACGACCAGTGACGCGGCCCGCCAGATGATCGAAGGGCTAGCCAGGACCGGGCCGAACGGGCTGACCGATTTTCCGATCCCCAGCGAATTTCTGGTTCCCACGATGACGCCGCCAACGGTGCGTATCGAATCGTTGCCCGATCGATTGATCGATGGGTCAGTGGTTCGTGACCAGGCGTCCAGCCCGAACGGGAAAAGCTTAGACGGCGATGGGGCGTCATCCGATCGGATGGCCGCTCGTCCCGACGAAGACGCGGTGGTGGTCGATCCGTCGATGAACTTGTCCACACCCACGTTGGTGCGAGTAGTCGGTCCGGACCTGGATCCGGCGATCGATCGGGACAGCAGCGGGGCGGCGCTGGCGCCATCGTTGGCACGGGCGATCGAGTTGGCCAATCAGTTTCAGATCACGCATGTCGAAATCGCGGTTCCGGTCCTGTACACCCCGCCGGTTCGAATCGATATCGATGATCTGTGGATCACGTCCTCTGTTGGCGGTGGCAGCGTGGTCGTGTTCCAGTCGCCCAAACGGGTGACCATGCAATCGGCAAAAATGATCTCGGTTGGATCGCATCCGATCGAGTTCAATGATCTGCATTTTGTTTGGAACGTTCCCAGCGACGAAATCGATGGCGGCGCGGTATTTGAAGTCAACGACAATCAGTCGATCGAATTGACCGACTGCAGCATCACGGTCAACAACCCGGCGTTTCGTGACGAGGTTTATGCGTTCGACATCGTGACCGATCCGGAAAAATTAAGCTCGCGGCGATCACGCAGCTCAGCGGGGGATTCATCCACCGGCACGTCCAACAACGCGTCGGCGACCGAGGATGCAGCCGATGATTTTCCATTGGTCGATATGAAACTTTACAACGTCGTTATCCGCGGACAGATGACGATGGTGCACATGGACTATGCCGCCAAACTTTGGCTAGATTGGGACAACGGGCTGTTGGCCGTGACCGATCGGATGATCGATACCGCCGGGGCTCGCGTGTCGCCCCCGTTCGGGGCTGGCGGTATCAAACTGTCGTTGATGCGGTTGACCGCGCACACACCCAAGGGCGTGATGCGGACCCGGTTGGGAGTCAGCGGAGCATTTCCGTTTGGTGTCACGCGGCAAGCGCGAAAGAGTCTGTTCATCGTCGATCCCGCATCTCCGCATTTCGAGGTCACGGGGTTGCCCGACGCCGACCTGGATATGGACTGGCTGCGTCTGGACGGGTCCGGGAACGCCTACGTCGTCGACCCCTCGCTGAGCGATCCGATGCTGCGGGTGTCAACTTCCGACGGTCAGGTCCAGACGACGCGGATGAGCGAACTGTCTACTGCCCCTCCATCGTGGGCTGATGAACACCGCCCTAGGTGGTCGGTCCAATGGATGACGACGAGATTGACGGATAAATCGATGAGCCAGCGGCGTCCTGCCGATTATCGTCAAGATGATACGGCCTCGCCGCCGGGATTTGACGAGAAATCCTTACCGACACTGCCTTTGATCGAGAGCGTGTCGTTTTTTCGGCCAGACCATCCCATTTCGACCCTATTTGCCGAGTCTGATCGCGATCGAGACACATTTTCGGTTTCCGCCGATTTGACTTTTCACCGCCCGTAA
- a CDS encoding 3-keto-disaccharide hydrolase encodes MHLRVLLTCLFVGSLAGGLVAADSPVSESGDGYVSLFDGKSFDGWKKADENPDSWKVEDGKLVCQGDRCHLFYVGQESPWKNFHFSAEVMTTPGSNAGIYFHTQYQSQGWPKAGFECQVNVSHKDPKKSSSLYAVENVADPGVQDNEWYTQEIIVRGNHVVLKINGRTLVDYTQPADKQAFDNNFDRLLGEGTFALQAHDPESKVYFRNLKVKRLP; translated from the coding sequence ATGCATCTGCGTGTTTTGTTGACTTGTTTGTTCGTCGGTTCGCTCGCTGGCGGATTGGTGGCTGCTGATTCACCTGTGTCTGAATCTGGCGATGGCTATGTGTCGTTGTTCGACGGAAAGTCTTTCGATGGATGGAAGAAAGCGGACGAAAATCCGGACAGCTGGAAGGTCGAAGACGGCAAATTGGTGTGCCAGGGGGATCGCTGTCACCTGTTCTATGTTGGACAAGAATCACCCTGGAAGAATTTCCACTTCAGCGCCGAAGTGATGACCACGCCTGGCAGTAATGCCGGAATCTACTTTCACACCCAGTATCAGTCACAGGGTTGGCCGAAAGCTGGATTTGAATGCCAGGTCAACGTGTCGCACAAGGATCCGAAAAAATCCAGCAGCCTGTACGCGGTCGAAAATGTTGCCGACCCAGGAGTCCAGGACAACGAGTGGTACACCCAGGAAATTATCGTCCGGGGCAACCATGTTGTACTGAAGATCAACGGTCGAACGCTGGTCGATTACACCCAACCGGCCGACAAACAGGCTTTCGACAACAACTTTGACCGGTTGCTGGGCGAAGGCACTTTTGCTCTGCAGGCGCACGATCCGGAAAGCAAGGTTTACTTCCGAAACCTGAAGGTCAAACGGCTACCGTAG
- a CDS encoding DUF1559 domain-containing protein, giving the protein MQELTFHSKRLSGQPSRRIRPRTAFTLVELLVVIAIIGILVGLLLPAVQAARAAARRVQCQNHLRQIGLGMHNYESTYRSLPWGAKGGWGQSWTTDLLPFIEQTALWDRTPQGEEGWATSNTPESQRLRELSQTLVPTYRCPSQPGPDYLSEDGGLIESRAMNSYLGNAGSNIDRDTYSTSTYLGMEAGNGVLRVTDCVTNPSQAPWPPTIRFQGILDGLSHTVMISETRYIDLNECGICDHFSLYHPDFDRGTGTDFSEVLMSLKHGINLQDVPKEVLESSVGSFHTGGVHALMCDGSVQFMTDSLDASIRHAIGSRGNREVYDQSVWQ; this is encoded by the coding sequence TTGCAAGAGCTCACTTTCCATTCGAAACGCCTCAGCGGTCAACCAAGCCGACGTATCCGCCCGCGCACGGCGTTCACGTTGGTCGAATTGTTGGTCGTGATCGCCATCATCGGCATTTTGGTGGGCCTGTTGCTGCCTGCGGTACAGGCCGCACGCGCAGCCGCTAGACGAGTCCAGTGCCAGAACCATCTGCGCCAGATCGGTCTGGGCATGCACAACTACGAATCCACCTACCGGTCACTGCCTTGGGGCGCCAAGGGCGGATGGGGCCAAAGCTGGACGACGGACCTGTTGCCATTCATCGAGCAAACCGCGCTGTGGGATCGAACCCCACAGGGCGAAGAGGGCTGGGCAACGTCCAACACCCCCGAAAGCCAACGATTGCGGGAACTGTCGCAGACCTTGGTTCCCACCTATCGCTGCCCCAGCCAACCGGGCCCCGATTATCTGTCCGAAGATGGTGGTCTGATCGAATCGCGAGCCATGAACAGCTATCTGGGCAACGCCGGCAGCAATATCGATCGTGATACGTATTCGACGTCCACCTACTTGGGGATGGAAGCCGGAAACGGAGTTCTGCGAGTCACCGACTGTGTCACCAATCCCAGCCAAGCACCGTGGCCACCGACGATCCGGTTCCAAGGAATCCTAGACGGGCTGAGCCACACGGTGATGATTTCCGAAACTCGTTACATCGACCTCAACGAGTGTGGCATCTGTGACCATTTTTCGCTGTACCACCCCGACTTTGATCGAGGCACGGGCACCGATTTTTCCGAAGTGCTGATGTCGCTGAAACACGGCATCAATCTGCAAGACGTCCCCAAAGAAGTGCTGGAATCGTCGGTCGGCAGTTTCCACACCGGCGGCGTGCATGCATTGATGTGCGACGGATCGGTCCAGTTCATGACCGACAGCCTGGACGCGTCGATTCGTCACGCCATCGGTTCCCGCGGCAATCGCGAAGTCTACGACCAATCGGTGTGGCAGTAG
- the rpmB gene encoding 50S ribosomal protein L28, which produces MARQCEACGKKVQMGNRIETRGKAKYLGGVGTKITGITRRKFVPNLQKVHVTTPNGENKTLRVCVQCIRSGVVRKTVKTKPFDVGNSGKK; this is translated from the coding sequence ATGGCACGGCAATGTGAAGCGTGCGGCAAGAAAGTCCAAATGGGCAACCGCATCGAAACCCGCGGTAAGGCTAAGTACTTGGGCGGTGTCGGTACGAAAATCACCGGAATCACGCGACGAAAGTTCGTCCCGAACCTCCAAAAAGTCCACGTAACGACGCCTAACGGCGAGAACAAGACTTTGCGAGTGTGCGTTCAGTGCATCCGCAGTGGTGTGGTTCGTAAGACGGTCAAGACCAAGCCGTTTGACGTTGGTAATTCGGGCAAAAAGTAG
- the gatC gene encoding Asp-tRNA(Asn)/Glu-tRNA(Gln) amidotransferase subunit GatC produces MSLTDDDVRKLALLARLELSAAEVEKVRPQLDSILGFVRKLSQLDTEGVEPMTTALDVDNRWREDVPVESLRRDQALANSPSHDDECFLVPPVLGSVGSRK; encoded by the coding sequence GTGTCACTTACCGATGACGACGTCCGCAAACTAGCACTCCTGGCGCGGCTGGAATTGTCAGCCGCCGAGGTCGAAAAGGTGCGTCCACAATTGGACAGCATCCTGGGGTTTGTGCGCAAGTTGTCTCAGTTGGATACCGAAGGTGTCGAACCGATGACGACGGCGCTGGACGTCGATAATCGGTGGCGTGAAGACGTGCCGGTTGAAAGTCTGCGCCGCGATCAGGCGCTCGCCAACTCGCCATCGCACGATGACGAGTGTTTTCTGGTGCCGCCTGTGCTCGGTTCGGTCGGCTCGCGGAAGTAA
- a CDS encoding Na+/H+ antiporter NhaC family protein has product MDIAAGPESLLPPLVAISLAIASRRVVLPLAAGVFVGAVLLSRRVADGSWAPIPSLRLADGHVLLSWRPPDGSWWESPVIFIQSMYHSVVSLSHFQVLVFSLLLGAMVGVLEKGGGMRALIQRLSQRVRTRCGAQAMVATSGLAIFFDDYSNTLLVGGTMRTTVDRFGVSREKLAYLVDSTAAPVAGLSVVSTWAAIEISYMADGLTAAGIEGNSAAFEMFIQSIPYRFYPWLALVMVYLVSLTGRDLGPMKRFESDAAQSIGHACSAKSDVLSADTKSDGWLWMAAVVPVIACVIAVGIVLVMTGVRALGPDAMGTDDGWLRLAGQVLGNGDSYVALMVGGGVGLVMAVVMHLGMGGCDASTAGWAALAGAAQMLPAMLILWFAWALSAMTEPDNLDTGGYLASVLSDRLDPRFLPTVVFLLAGAIAFSTGTSWGTMAILTPLSIALALKLDPAAGQHGAVALSTCGAVLAGAIFGDHCSPISDTTVLSSRASGCDHLSHVRTQMPYAIVVGLVCIVTGTLPSALGVSPWICLTAGSIILTAIVFRFGRIPEVDCGE; this is encoded by the coding sequence ATGGACATCGCCGCAGGACCCGAGTCGCTGTTGCCGCCGTTGGTCGCCATCTCGCTGGCGATTGCATCACGCCGCGTCGTGTTGCCCTTGGCCGCCGGTGTCTTTGTCGGAGCGGTATTGCTCTCCAGACGTGTTGCTGACGGCAGTTGGGCACCGATCCCCTCTTTGCGGCTCGCCGACGGTCACGTGCTGCTTTCTTGGCGACCGCCGGATGGCAGTTGGTGGGAATCACCGGTCATTTTCATCCAGTCGATGTACCATTCCGTGGTCTCGCTGTCGCACTTTCAGGTTCTGGTTTTCAGCTTGCTGCTGGGGGCGATGGTCGGCGTGCTGGAAAAAGGCGGTGGAATGCGAGCATTGATCCAGCGTCTGTCGCAGCGTGTTCGGACCCGCTGTGGTGCGCAGGCGATGGTGGCAACCTCGGGGCTGGCGATCTTCTTTGACGACTATTCCAACACATTGCTGGTCGGCGGGACGATGCGGACCACTGTCGATCGGTTCGGCGTATCGCGAGAAAAACTTGCTTATTTGGTCGATTCTACGGCGGCGCCGGTCGCGGGTTTGTCGGTCGTCAGCACCTGGGCGGCGATCGAAATCAGTTACATGGCCGACGGTTTGACGGCCGCCGGGATCGAGGGCAATTCGGCTGCGTTCGAGATGTTCATTCAGTCGATCCCGTACCGGTTCTATCCCTGGTTGGCGCTGGTGATGGTCTACCTGGTTTCGCTGACAGGCCGCGACTTGGGGCCGATGAAGCGGTTCGAATCGGATGCGGCCCAGTCGATCGGTCACGCCTGTTCCGCAAAGTCCGACGTGCTGTCGGCTGACACGAAATCGGACGGCTGGTTGTGGATGGCGGCGGTCGTTCCAGTCATCGCGTGCGTGATCGCCGTGGGAATCGTTCTGGTCATGACCGGAGTCCGTGCCTTGGGACCGGATGCAATGGGAACGGATGACGGTTGGTTGCGTTTGGCCGGGCAGGTGCTCGGAAACGGCGACTCCTACGTCGCGCTGATGGTGGGCGGTGGCGTGGGGTTGGTGATGGCTGTCGTGATGCATCTAGGGATGGGGGGCTGTGATGCTAGCACGGCCGGTTGGGCTGCGCTTGCAGGCGCAGCTCAGATGTTGCCTGCGATGCTGATCTTGTGGTTCGCTTGGGCGCTCTCGGCGATGACCGAACCCGACAATCTGGACACGGGCGGCTACTTGGCCAGCGTGTTGTCCGACCGGCTGGATCCACGATTTCTGCCGACGGTGGTGTTTCTGTTAGCCGGTGCGATCGCGTTTTCGACCGGCACCAGCTGGGGCACGATGGCGATTCTGACTCCGCTTTCGATCGCGCTGGCTTTGAAACTAGATCCGGCTGCTGGCCAGCATGGTGCCGTTGCGTTGTCGACCTGTGGGGCGGTATTGGCCGGAGCCATCTTTGGCGACCATTGTTCGCCGATATCCGACACCACCGTCTTGTCCAGTCGAGCCAGTGGATGTGACCACCTTTCTCACGTTCGAACTCAGATGCCGTACGCCATCGTGGTCGGTCTCGTTTGTATCGTGACCGGTACTTTGCCATCGGCACTGGGCGTGTCGCCATGGATCTGTTTGACCGCCGGCAGCATCATTTTGACGGCGATCGTGTTTCGCTTTGGCCGAATTCCCGAAGTTGACTGCGGCGAATAG
- a CDS encoding 2-phosphosulfolactate phosphatase: protein MQIHTSLSPADPIPSAAADVAIVIDVLRATSVATTALQSGAKQILACREIDAARALAASLGPQTLLCGERGCRPIEGFDCGNSPAEYTADRVADRTLILTTTNGTRAIQSASSARTMVLASFLNLSAVVQHVHRFESLHVVCAGTDGQVTGEDVLLAGAIIDGVLLHRTDATDSDAPSPLCDASRIARQFWCGSLPNPDPDTLRKCLENTLGGRNLIRVGYADDLSRCAAIDSGPIIPYRTQLEPATFQVM from the coding sequence TTGCAAATTCATACGTCATTGAGCCCTGCGGATCCCATTCCATCGGCCGCTGCCGACGTGGCGATTGTGATCGATGTTCTACGCGCCACCTCCGTTGCGACGACGGCATTGCAATCGGGGGCAAAGCAGATATTGGCTTGCCGCGAAATCGATGCGGCTCGCGCGTTGGCTGCATCGCTGGGGCCACAGACTTTGTTGTGTGGCGAACGTGGCTGTCGCCCGATCGAAGGTTTTGATTGCGGAAATTCGCCTGCCGAATACACGGCCGACCGAGTGGCAGATCGGACGTTGATCCTGACAACTACCAACGGAACCCGCGCGATTCAATCCGCGTCATCGGCTCGCACCATGGTGTTGGCTAGCTTCTTGAATCTGTCGGCAGTCGTTCAGCACGTTCATCGCTTCGAAAGCCTGCACGTGGTGTGCGCCGGTACGGACGGTCAAGTCACCGGCGAAGACGTATTGCTTGCCGGCGCAATCATTGACGGGGTTCTGCTGCACAGGACCGATGCGACCGATTCCGATGCCCCTTCCCCGCTCTGTGACGCATCCCGAATTGCACGCCAGTTTTGGTGTGGATCGCTGCCGAATCCAGATCCGGATACGCTGCGGAAATGCTTGGAAAACACGTTGGGTGGACGAAACCTGATTCGTGTTGGATACGCCGACGACCTATCGCGATGCGCTGCCATCGATTCCGGTCCCATCATCCCCTACCGAACGCAGCTAGAACCGGCCACGTTCCAGGTGATGTAG